A single Paenibacillus kribbensis DNA region contains:
- a CDS encoding rhamnogalacturonan acetylesterase: MIGLCAGFSLLFATILVPGQALAEKQLAASLRFDFGPGNVADGYTQVTAKDAYTPERGYGFMDLSKVSEEDRGGSDAIRSDFVRVHGSSFVVNLPPADYTLSLIAGDAAGNTDITVKAESIVKVEPTTKAAGQFVEAGFELALIDGQLELYFSGNDPKVNALVITPKEARTAGEHPSVYLAGDSTVQTYKPSMKPQAGWGQMIAPFFTDETTFVNRSIGGRSTRTFLVQGRLDDILRNIRPGDYLLIQFGHNDAAINNQERYVSPADYKVYLKTYIQGATQRGAIPVLITPVGRRDYDAASASFRISFPEYVKAMKETAAETGVALVDLSRLSVEYYNTLGLEGTLPLFLHVEPGVYPAFPDGVKDDTHFQEYGAEQIARLVAQGIRGLNIPLASYVRTEDSQ, encoded by the coding sequence ATGATTGGATTATGCGCAGGGTTTAGCTTATTGTTTGCGACCATACTTGTTCCAGGGCAGGCACTGGCTGAAAAACAGCTTGCGGCGTCTCTTCGTTTTGACTTTGGTCCGGGGAACGTTGCTGACGGATATACCCAGGTCACCGCCAAGGATGCTTACACGCCTGAGCGAGGCTACGGATTTATGGATCTGTCCAAGGTAAGCGAAGAGGATCGTGGTGGAAGTGATGCTATTCGCTCGGATTTTGTTCGTGTTCACGGCTCATCCTTTGTCGTCAATTTACCACCTGCGGATTACACGCTTTCCCTGATTGCCGGAGATGCAGCCGGAAACACAGATATCACTGTAAAAGCCGAATCCATCGTTAAGGTGGAGCCAACCACCAAAGCAGCAGGCCAATTTGTCGAGGCAGGATTTGAGCTCGCCCTTATTGACGGTCAGCTGGAATTGTACTTCTCGGGAAATGATCCGAAGGTTAACGCTTTGGTTATTACGCCCAAGGAAGCTCGAACGGCTGGAGAGCATCCTTCGGTATACCTTGCCGGAGATTCTACGGTTCAAACCTATAAGCCCTCCATGAAGCCCCAGGCGGGCTGGGGTCAAATGATTGCGCCGTTTTTTACGGATGAGACTACATTTGTGAACCGTTCTATAGGTGGACGAAGCACGAGGACCTTCCTGGTGCAGGGACGGCTGGATGATATATTGAGAAATATCCGGCCCGGGGATTATCTGCTCATACAGTTTGGTCATAATGATGCGGCGATCAACAATCAAGAGCGCTATGTTTCACCCGCAGATTACAAGGTTTACTTGAAAACCTACATTCAAGGAGCCACACAACGTGGGGCGATACCAGTGTTAATTACTCCTGTGGGTCGTCGGGATTATGATGCGGCAAGTGCTTCCTTTCGGATTAGCTTCCCGGAATATGTGAAGGCCATGAAGGAAACGGCAGCCGAGACAGGTGTTGCACTGGTTGATCTTAGCCGCTTGAGTGTAGAATATTACAATACACTTGGCCTGGAAGGAACACTCCCGCTATTTTTACATGTGGAGCCAGGGGTGTATCCTGCATTTCCTGATGGGGTGAAGGATGATACGCATTTTCAGGAGTATGGCGCGGAGCAAATAGCCCGACTGGTAGCTCAGGGCATTCGCGGGCTGAATATTCCTTTAGCCTCTTATGTGCGGACGGAGGATTCGCAATAA
- a CDS encoding GIY-YIG nuclease family protein: MNRRKELVQQYMEIKTEAGIYCIRNTHNGKMLVASTPNLKSLNGRRFELQMGVSKNKQLQQEWNEYGEDAFEFEVLDILKKKDSEFFDVKDALAKLEQTWLDRLQPYGDKGYL, from the coding sequence ATGAACCGAAGAAAAGAACTGGTACAGCAGTACATGGAGATAAAAACCGAGGCTGGAATCTATTGCATTCGCAATACACACAATGGAAAAATGCTTGTCGCTTCTACGCCGAATTTAAAATCGCTGAACGGCCGTCGTTTTGAATTGCAGATGGGCGTATCTAAAAATAAACAACTGCAACAGGAATGGAATGAGTATGGCGAGGATGCGTTTGAATTTGAAGTGCTGGACATTTTGAAGAAAAAGGATTCAGAGTTCTTCGATGTCAAAGATGCACTGGCGAAGCTGGAGCAGACTTGGCTTGACCGACTCCAGCCTTATGGGGATAAAGGATATTTGTAA
- a CDS encoding HEAT repeat domain-containing protein: protein MNKLLLENVINNGDLMEAVKMIEEVGEKRDNEFTSILIKHLGSTDSPILRNAIAIALADIRNQEAILPLINVLKHPKTEGSRGTLLYALESFDIVPHIVTITDLLDDNFEVSRHSFQLISGVANNLSSTQKEICKQLIKDKIADVKNENNRTFLLDSLRLFN from the coding sequence GTGAATAAATTACTTTTAGAAAATGTTATAAATAATGGGGATTTAATGGAAGCAGTGAAGATGATAGAAGAAGTGGGTGAAAAGAGAGATAATGAATTTACATCTATACTGATTAAGCATCTTGGATCAACTGATAGTCCAATATTAAGAAATGCAATCGCTATTGCATTAGCTGATATAAGGAATCAAGAAGCTATTTTACCACTTATCAATGTACTGAAACACCCAAAAACAGAAGGGAGTAGAGGAACGTTATTGTATGCTTTAGAATCTTTTGATATTGTTCCCCATATTGTTACAATAACAGATTTACTTGATGATAACTTTGAAGTCAGCAGACATTCTTTTCAATTGATAAGTGGCGTAGCTAATAATCTCTCTAGTACACAAAAGGAAATATGTAAACAATTGATAAAAGATAAGATAGCTGATGTGAAAAATGAAAATAATCGCACCTTTTTGTTAGATTCTCTGCGTCTTTTTAACTGA
- a CDS encoding GNAT family N-acetyltransferase yields MSIQHHRHESNDHTKPILLSFPEQFQTERLTIRAPQWGDGATVNEAIRESVNELRPWLPFARNLPTLEESEIRSREARLQFLERSNMMLYVFDTASGEFVASSGLHRIDWDTRRFEIGYWLRTSWTGKGIITEAVHGITDFAIQHLEANRLEIRCDSKNTRSAKVAERAGFTLEGILRNVEYDEEGKWAHQMVFAKVRGIEF; encoded by the coding sequence ATGAGCATACAGCATCATAGGCATGAATCAAACGATCATACCAAGCCTATCCTGCTATCGTTTCCAGAGCAATTTCAGACGGAACGATTGACGATTCGCGCTCCGCAGTGGGGGGATGGAGCAACGGTCAATGAAGCGATCCGTGAGAGTGTGAATGAACTTCGACCGTGGCTTCCTTTTGCGAGAAACCTTCCTACACTGGAGGAATCCGAGATCCGGTCACGCGAAGCCAGACTTCAATTTCTGGAGCGGTCTAACATGATGCTGTATGTATTTGATACGGCTTCGGGAGAATTTGTAGCCAGCAGCGGCTTGCATCGTATCGATTGGGATACACGCAGATTTGAAATCGGGTATTGGCTCAGAACATCATGGACCGGGAAAGGCATTATAACGGAGGCAGTTCATGGTATTACGGATTTTGCTATACAGCATTTGGAGGCAAACAGGCTGGAGATTCGTTGTGATTCCAAAAATACACGCAGCGCCAAGGTAGCGGAACGAGCAGGCTTTACTTTGGAGGGTATTTTAAGGAACGTCGAATATGACGAAGAAGGAAAATGGGCACACCAGATGGTTTTTGCCAAGGTGCGCGGTATTGAATTTTAG
- a CDS encoding DUF2087 domain-containing protein, with translation MDHSELFWNAGIEELKRGYIRQGEQVVCLLDGQRYEQGIIYQDQGVFYDAERYMRLHIERTYGSVFEYLIGLDKKLTGLTDHQNRLLQLFYQGMGDADIQKETGIGSASTIRNHRFGLKEKERQAKVFLTLMELLREKDRHAPSIVEVPVRARMVDERYNITEEEKQKILKKYFPNGTDGRLKTFKMQEKHKLVVLREIAGRFVKGQTYHEKDINAILQEVYDDYVTVRRYMIEYGLLARKPDGSEYWLKDY, from the coding sequence ATGGACCATTCCGAGCTATTTTGGAATGCTGGAATCGAGGAACTGAAGCGCGGATATATCCGTCAGGGAGAGCAGGTGGTCTGCCTGCTGGACGGACAGCGATACGAGCAAGGTATCATCTATCAGGACCAAGGGGTATTTTATGATGCGGAGAGATACATGCGTCTTCATATTGAGCGGACATATGGTTCGGTATTTGAATATTTGATCGGCCTGGACAAAAAGCTGACCGGGCTGACGGATCATCAGAATCGGCTGCTTCAGCTATTTTATCAAGGCATGGGCGATGCGGATATTCAAAAGGAAACCGGAATCGGCAGTGCATCAACCATCCGCAATCACCGCTTTGGACTCAAGGAAAAAGAAAGGCAGGCCAAGGTATTTCTCACATTAATGGAGCTGCTAAGGGAGAAGGACCGTCATGCTCCCTCCATCGTCGAAGTGCCGGTACGGGCACGGATGGTGGACGAACGCTACAACATTACGGAAGAAGAAAAGCAAAAGATACTCAAGAAGTATTTTCCGAATGGTACAGACGGGCGTCTGAAAACCTTCAAAATGCAAGAAAAGCACAAGCTGGTTGTGCTGCGTGAAATTGCGGGACGTTTCGTAAAAGGACAAACGTATCATGAGAAGGATATCAATGCGATTTTACAGGAAGTGTATGACGATTATGTAACGGTGCGCAGATATATGATTGAATATGGTCTATTGGCTCGCAAGCCGGATGGCAGTGAATATTGGCTGAAAGATTATTAA
- a CDS encoding RHS repeat-associated core domain-containing protein, translating into MIITFIFGTISGFVPPNVFGAGNDNSQYSVDQMAARFGVTSSFLSEQLRKGYSLNQIYTALYMAEQDHISYEQAVASLFPSEENQSQAVTSDVYNKLSDAPLDNLISHSVTDDVYQTDDLDPANTVTKDVYKVDFLKQSLMANVPQLPPIREEAPVYNKSSFNEAPYSVGDDKESISTLSGSLSLQNTDLTLPGRNGLGFSLTRQYDTNRAQFFDKGAEIVDNSAAVQNYYVYFKAMMKPVTKSYKVSYQQKRWVQEDTNGDGNVDVNTYNLQPETKVIGNYTTYEAASQAAGQKITYTIPSESRTEKDSRTGKWEKAFPDSIKYSKDGFTGTLSKDGQARVIKGSYTAPSSKNIYMEQCSVMNLFYYDSTGNASRTFPRSPVCGDSKMHYDRDSYVGDLTLSSLLVYPRCPMYSPGRAMCTESGTAYYSGTVYNKGTADTREWRQDYSGTVTKPGYISDIGYSEWTSNGKGGRTRTAFTMEGSPQIETIVSEGLETAVRRQTALFTTIAEAEYYRDVINSSPQAEIPGDDGNKYYIAADADATVFAEIVAYQPSFIFQNRTYPALEDQLNPLGKGWSWNLPYVETKEGKQYMHLGDGGSYEIEGDQLKGYDWKGLTFTPDTSVTVNGENSATVLTSIDGAKKQYFSKDGQLLQIEDAYHNTIKFNYELNATYKRKLLSKVEDAIGNSIDIQYTATDVTLSKGNRTVVYHKHTEQGVELLDSVTDAEGRKTTYSYTLAPAKFNLSASHPERQISNPYALLTKVFHPTGASTLYTYEDQPVKRYIGSNSVNEAYRAVSRVDQITYENNQTENYNRETIHYNSDMGESYVKDTSFSTVTDNGLVRSTFNYNKKFISADTPPQYYLDQSVVKAGDSEKSTAYQYGKQVTGKAYTVPVPTRTSSSNNQNGDVLTTTAEYDDYGNITSSVDEKGSQTAYMYDDKHRIKTVTEPIDSQSTGVTEYTRNPQGKVTQVIVSKDHSGGELLQKVNYSGIDAYGNTTVQTIANGNKSVTTTTEYSSSYDHAFPTKQSVEVTNINGEKSTVTIQSDYDKSTGLITSSLDGKGQKTGYQYDALDRVKAVTYPDGKSIRVAYDDLENTVTVTNELGIRTKTRYNALGWNIESGLFEGNDYVIKSKSAYDANGRLVSSEDALGHLTRYGYDAWSRTTSTAYADGSEAAVKYDDALRQVIQRDGELNEQIQIYDKWNRLVQNKEKSAMDGIEKITSKIEYDAVSDQILKQTDANGNETQFSYNALGDQTAVTEPNGETTKYTYDMLGNLTRITYPDGQAKVKSYDELGRVIQTKDAKDQIEKRYFDLNGNLSKKIDRNGNVTSFEYDSRNRLKSRVGKDETVSYVYDAAGKRLSMTDQTGTTSYAYDPYTEQLNTLSYPDGLKLSNQYDSNGNRTEMTGPFGEQVNYTYDQLNRLKTVGNTRNKPVSEYTYTKNGLLDSTVSANGYRQQNQYNGIELVELKHTRSDVETNSFQYSYDPGKNITKRIQNGVEDAFTYDKLNRIATSTENQDAYSYDARGNRLTMETERAPHTKPRENSFDDQNRLTQVKVDGKLVEYRYNGDGLLTDRIQDGVHTRYYYDGNSAQIIAEATIENGKPVLKANYIRGLKLEAIAYADQTEAYPVYNGHGDIIEIRDSSGALLNQYQYDIWGNEEVKEEKVHNPFRYSGELWDDTTELQYLRARWYDPDSGRFINEDTYEGEQDNPSSLNLYTYVKNNPLRFVDPSGHMYTEIGTNYSANDSASINKYKAIFQLGVVHRNPLIMQSAHDAANFVRLKYQTYVNRTNYLSNVYYPIVNKDQYNELLKGSANEVPFLEDPLFFLFDGTFTLSYKAAASLAVKTLGKKSVEQTTTYMLKMDLQLFAKKGKEFRGGAKSTRDNWYGYNDKEFQKWWHRSGKKEYGGNDIEDSAEAKAIYEYWTSIGKPNVK; encoded by the coding sequence ATGATTATCACATTTATTTTCGGTACAATTAGCGGCTTTGTTCCTCCAAATGTGTTCGGTGCGGGGAATGACAATTCGCAATACTCGGTGGATCAAATGGCTGCCCGATTTGGAGTCACATCATCTTTTCTTTCGGAACAATTAAGAAAAGGTTATTCATTAAATCAAATTTATACAGCGTTATATATGGCTGAACAAGATCATATAAGCTACGAGCAGGCTGTAGCTTCGTTATTCCCTTCAGAAGAGAACCAATCGCAAGCCGTAACAAGCGATGTATACAATAAGCTATCGGATGCTCCATTAGATAACCTGATTTCTCATAGTGTTACAGATGATGTTTATCAAACAGATGACCTTGATCCTGCGAACACAGTCACCAAAGATGTATATAAAGTGGACTTCCTGAAACAAAGTCTCATGGCGAATGTGCCACAGCTCCCACCCATTAGAGAAGAAGCGCCAGTATACAATAAGTCTTCTTTTAATGAAGCTCCTTATTCTGTTGGCGATGATAAAGAATCGATATCCACTTTATCAGGCAGCTTATCGCTGCAAAATACAGATTTAACTCTGCCTGGACGAAATGGACTTGGTTTTTCCTTGACGCGTCAATATGATACGAATCGGGCTCAATTTTTTGACAAAGGCGCTGAAATTGTTGACAACAGTGCTGCTGTGCAAAACTATTATGTCTACTTTAAGGCGATGATGAAACCTGTTACCAAGTCGTACAAGGTGTCCTATCAGCAAAAAAGATGGGTGCAAGAGGACACAAATGGGGACGGGAATGTTGATGTGAACACCTATAATCTTCAGCCGGAAACAAAAGTTATAGGCAATTACACGACTTATGAAGCTGCCAGCCAAGCGGCGGGACAAAAAATAACCTATACTATACCCTCGGAATCTAGGACTGAGAAAGACTCCAGGACTGGAAAATGGGAGAAGGCTTTTCCGGACTCTATTAAGTATAGTAAAGATGGGTTTACCGGAACTTTAAGCAAAGATGGGCAAGCCAGAGTCATCAAGGGATCATATACGGCTCCTAGTTCAAAAAATATATACATGGAACAGTGCAGCGTTATGAATTTGTTCTATTATGATAGTACGGGCAACGCTTCGCGAACTTTTCCACGTAGTCCGGTATGTGGAGACTCTAAAATGCATTACGACAGGGATTCATATGTAGGGGATTTAACTTTATCGTCTTTACTTGTTTATCCAAGATGCCCCATGTACTCTCCTGGTAGAGCAATGTGTACAGAATCAGGAACAGCGTATTATTCCGGAACAGTCTACAATAAGGGAACTGCTGATACCCGGGAATGGAGGCAAGATTATAGCGGAACCGTTACTAAACCCGGTTATATAAGTGATATTGGTTATAGCGAGTGGACTAGCAACGGAAAAGGCGGAAGGACAAGAACGGCCTTTACCATGGAGGGCTCACCACAAATTGAAACGATTGTTTCTGAGGGGCTGGAAACGGCTGTTCGCCGACAGACAGCGCTGTTCACAACCATTGCTGAGGCTGAGTACTATAGGGATGTAATTAACAGCAGTCCTCAGGCTGAAATTCCGGGTGACGATGGGAATAAATACTATATTGCAGCAGATGCAGATGCTACCGTTTTTGCTGAGATTGTAGCCTATCAACCTTCATTTATCTTTCAAAACCGTACCTATCCTGCACTAGAAGATCAATTGAACCCTCTGGGTAAGGGGTGGTCCTGGAATTTGCCTTATGTAGAAACCAAAGAGGGCAAGCAGTATATGCACTTGGGGGATGGTGGCAGCTATGAAATTGAGGGCGACCAGCTCAAAGGTTACGACTGGAAAGGACTGACCTTCACTCCCGACACTTCAGTAACCGTTAATGGGGAGAACTCAGCTACTGTATTAACTTCTATTGATGGGGCGAAAAAACAATATTTTTCCAAAGACGGTCAGTTGCTGCAAATTGAAGATGCATATCATAACACGATAAAGTTCAATTATGAACTCAATGCTACTTATAAACGTAAATTGCTTAGTAAGGTAGAAGATGCGATCGGCAACTCGATTGATATTCAATATACGGCTACAGATGTTACTTTATCTAAAGGAAACCGCACTGTTGTTTATCATAAACATACAGAGCAAGGTGTTGAATTACTGGATTCAGTGACAGATGCCGAAGGCAGAAAAACCACATATTCCTATACATTGGCACCTGCCAAGTTTAATTTGAGTGCGTCACATCCTGAAAGACAAATCTCTAATCCGTACGCTTTGTTAACCAAAGTATTTCATCCTACGGGAGCCTCTACTTTGTATACTTACGAAGACCAGCCAGTAAAACGCTATATTGGCTCCAATTCGGTAAACGAGGCATATAGAGCGGTCTCACGTGTAGACCAAATCACATATGAAAACAATCAAACCGAAAACTATAATCGGGAAACGATTCATTATAATTCTGATATGGGTGAGAGCTATGTAAAAGATACTTCGTTCTCTACCGTAACAGACAATGGATTGGTTCGTTCAACATTCAATTATAATAAAAAGTTTATTAGTGCAGACACGCCACCACAGTATTATCTGGATCAATCTGTGGTTAAAGCAGGAGATTCTGAAAAAAGCACAGCTTATCAATACGGCAAGCAGGTGACAGGCAAAGCCTATACCGTACCTGTACCAACCCGTACTTCGTCCAGCAATAATCAAAATGGAGACGTTTTGACAACGACTGCTGAATATGATGATTACGGTAATATTACAAGCTCAGTGGATGAAAAAGGTTCTCAAACTGCGTATATGTATGACGACAAGCACAGGATTAAAACCGTTACGGAACCGATTGATTCCCAAAGCACTGGAGTTACAGAGTACACGCGTAACCCACAAGGGAAAGTAACGCAGGTCATCGTCTCCAAAGATCATTCCGGGGGAGAATTACTTCAAAAAGTAAATTATTCGGGTATCGATGCTTACGGAAATACAACGGTTCAGACGATTGCTAATGGTAACAAATCTGTGACTACAACAACGGAATATAGCAGCAGTTACGACCATGCTTTTCCAACGAAACAAAGTGTAGAGGTTACAAATATTAATGGTGAAAAATCTACAGTAACCATTCAGTCTGATTATGATAAGTCAACTGGTTTAATCACTTCCTCGCTGGATGGGAAAGGTCAGAAAACCGGGTATCAATACGATGCTCTTGATCGCGTAAAAGCCGTAACCTATCCGGACGGTAAAAGTATTCGTGTAGCCTATGATGATCTTGAGAACACCGTAACGGTTACGAATGAGCTGGGGATAAGAACCAAAACACGTTACAATGCTTTGGGCTGGAATATCGAGTCAGGATTGTTCGAAGGTAACGATTACGTGATCAAGTCCAAGTCAGCTTATGACGCTAACGGAAGATTAGTGTCCAGTGAAGATGCACTTGGGCATCTGACACGCTATGGCTATGACGCTTGGAGCCGTACAACCTCGACAGCCTATGCGGACGGTTCAGAAGCAGCAGTTAAGTATGATGATGCTCTTCGTCAAGTAATTCAACGAGACGGTGAGCTTAATGAACAAATTCAAATCTACGATAAATGGAACCGTTTGGTACAAAATAAAGAAAAATCAGCCATGGACGGTATTGAGAAAATAACTTCCAAGATAGAGTATGATGCTGTAAGCGATCAGATTTTGAAACAGACCGATGCGAATGGAAATGAGACTCAGTTTTCGTATAATGCCTTGGGTGACCAAACAGCGGTGACGGAGCCTAATGGCGAAACGACGAAGTACACTTACGATATGCTGGGTAATCTCACTCGGATCACATATCCGGATGGTCAAGCTAAAGTCAAGTCGTATGATGAACTGGGTAGAGTCATTCAAACCAAAGACGCGAAGGACCAGATCGAAAAGCGCTATTTTGATCTCAATGGGAACTTATCCAAGAAAATAGACCGCAACGGGAATGTAACTTCTTTTGAATACGATAGCCGTAATCGATTAAAGTCGCGTGTAGGTAAAGATGAGACTGTCAGCTACGTATATGATGCTGCAGGCAAACGCCTAAGCATGACAGATCAAACGGGTACAACATCCTATGCGTATGACCCGTATACGGAGCAACTGAACACCTTGTCTTACCCGGATGGGTTAAAGCTTTCTAATCAGTATGATTCGAATGGCAATCGAACTGAAATGACAGGACCATTTGGCGAACAAGTAAACTATACGTATGATCAATTGAACAGATTGAAGACCGTAGGCAACACAAGAAATAAGCCCGTTTCGGAATATACCTATACCAAAAATGGATTGCTGGATTCAACAGTATCTGCAAATGGTTATCGCCAGCAAAACCAATATAATGGGATTGAGTTAGTTGAATTAAAGCACACACGATCTGATGTGGAAACGAACAGCTTCCAATATAGCTATGATCCTGGTAAAAATATCACGAAGCGTATTCAAAATGGTGTAGAGGATGCCTTTACGTATGACAAACTGAATCGGATTGCTACCTCTACCGAAAATCAGGATGCTTATTCGTATGATGCCAGAGGGAACCGTCTTACGATGGAAACAGAGAGAGCTCCGCATACGAAGCCGAGGGAGAATAGCTTTGACGATCAGAACCGATTGACGCAAGTCAAGGTCGACGGAAAGCTCGTAGAGTACCGATACAACGGGGATGGATTACTGACAGACCGTATACAGGATGGCGTTCATACCCGATACTACTACGATGGAAACAGTGCGCAAATTATAGCAGAAGCTACGATTGAAAATGGAAAACCTGTTTTAAAAGCCAATTATATTCGAGGTCTCAAATTAGAGGCTATAGCTTATGCGGATCAAACGGAAGCCTATCCCGTCTACAATGGTCACGGAGATATTATTGAAATCAGGGATTCCTCCGGAGCCTTGCTAAATCAATATCAATATGATATCTGGGGCAATGAAGAGGTCAAGGAAGAAAAAGTCCACAACCCATTCCGATATTCAGGCGAACTATGGGATGATACAACGGAATTACAATATTTGCGTGCCAGATGGTATGATCCTGATAGTGGAAGGTTCATTAATGAAGATACGTATGAGGGTGAGCAGGATAATCCTTCGAGTTTGAACTTGTATACGTATGTGAAGAATAATCCTTTGAGGTTTGTTGATCCTAGTGGACATATGTATACTGAAATAGGTACTAACTATAGTGCAAATGATAGCGCCTCAATTAATAAGTATAAGGCTATTTTTCAACTTGGAGTTGTTCACAGAAATCCACTTATAATGCAAAGTGCACATGATGCTGCTAACTTTGTTAGATTGAAATATCAAACTTATGTAAATCGAACTAACTATTTATCTAATGTTTACTATCCTATTGTGAATAAGGATCAGTATAATGAATTACTTAAAGGTAGCGCAAATGAGGTTCCTTTTCTAGAAGATCCATTATTCTTTTTATTTGATGGTACATTTACTTTGTCTTATAAAGCTGCAGCCTCTCTTGCAGTTAAGACATTGGGTAAAAAAAGTGTAGAGCAAACTACGACTTATATGCTTAAGATGGATTTACAGCTATTTGCTAAAAAGGGAAAAGAATTTAGAGGAGGAGCAAAGTCAACCCGTGATAATTGGTATGGCTATAATGATAAAGAATTTCAAAAATGGTGGCACAGATCGGGCAAGAAAGAATATGGTGGTAATGATATCGAAGATAGTGCAGAGGCTAAAGCAATATATGAATACTGGACGTCGATTGGTAAGCCAAATGTAAAATAA
- a CDS encoding helix-turn-helix domain-containing protein: MIKIHLSRIMGEKRINIAELSRMTGLHRNGITKLYNEETDGVKFDTLDKICKALDCHVQDVIEYVEDDAN, encoded by the coding sequence ATGATAAAGATTCATCTTTCCCGTATTATGGGTGAAAAACGAATAAATATTGCTGAGCTTTCCCGCATGACTGGATTACATAGAAACGGAATAACTAAACTTTACAACGAAGAAACAGACGGCGTGAAATTCGATACGCTAGATAAAATTTGTAAAGCTCTAGACTGCCATGTTCAAGATGTAATCGAGTATGTAGAGGATGATGCAAATTAA
- a CDS encoding fibronectin type III domain-containing protein yields MMLKKWPLILMLAVLVVASLGWNGGVSYADYRTWDKDKGRFYYTWYKYKGTEVKTYKLTEVPGRQIELGFDIDKHSKEGEMEERRFFQALSQTPNVYGDFTGYKTVKTTGVVTESITDGVSKFTVIDWLYKQEPQIVKYVNPDVTRKDYFTWQSGNALRIFMKGSDATSLFELFYKGVPSEERLHFKANDIYFVRFSSRYMTAEALTEEGAHTFTNREFVGQITSADPAEYPQNGISRGYYYVFKWSDSDDPHYVEQLAKATAAVAQAETTQLQTDVNATVELINKLRDPEKGKLVERVVAIQKIIDAKAAYTEQLKTATQAVEKAEASKLQTEINMARTLLVHLNDTDKQQLNDRLDRIPAIDDLPKDITSPSKPKKLVGSRPSPNSITLTWEASTDDVGVVGYDVYRDGQMIGNTKELTFQVDQLEPQKIYKFAVKAKDAAGNYSEFSNSIKSGLSRKYKYIYDANGRLEHIEQDGQVVFQYHYDANGNLIQIIKMSNTK; encoded by the coding sequence ATGATGTTGAAAAAATGGCCATTAATTTTGATGCTAGCCGTGCTGGTAGTAGCATCATTGGGCTGGAACGGTGGAGTATCTTATGCAGATTATCGTACTTGGGACAAGGACAAGGGTAGATTTTATTATACTTGGTACAAGTACAAGGGTACTGAGGTGAAGACATATAAACTGACTGAAGTACCTGGAAGACAAATAGAACTGGGTTTTGATATTGATAAACATTCAAAAGAAGGAGAAATGGAAGAGCGAAGGTTCTTTCAGGCTTTAAGCCAAACCCCAAATGTGTATGGAGACTTCACCGGCTACAAAACAGTGAAAACAACTGGAGTTGTCACCGAAAGTATAACGGATGGGGTTAGCAAATTTACAGTAATTGATTGGCTTTATAAGCAGGAGCCACAAATTGTAAAATACGTAAATCCAGATGTAACTAGAAAAGATTATTTTACTTGGCAATCAGGTAATGCTCTTCGAATTTTTATGAAAGGGTCAGATGCAACTTCTTTGTTTGAGCTGTTTTATAAGGGGGTACCAAGTGAAGAACGGCTTCATTTTAAAGCTAACGATATATATTTTGTTAGATTCTCCTCCAGATATATGACTGCTGAAGCGTTAACAGAGGAAGGGGCTCATACGTTTACCAACCGGGAGTTTGTAGGTCAGATAACAAGCGCAGATCCTGCAGAATATCCGCAAAATGGGATTTCAAGGGGTTACTATTATGTTTTTAAATGGTCGGATTCGGATGATCCCCATTATGTAGAACAACTGGCCAAAGCTACAGCAGCGGTAGCACAAGCAGAGACAACCCAATTACAGACGGATGTGAATGCAACTGTAGAGCTAATAAATAAGCTGCGAGATCCAGAAAAAGGTAAGCTTGTTGAAAGGGTAGTAGCCATACAGAAAATCATTGATGCAAAAGCTGCCTATACTGAACAATTAAAGACAGCTACGCAGGCAGTTGAAAAAGCAGAAGCTTCAAAATTACAAACTGAGATTAATATGGCCCGCACTTTACTAGTGCATCTCAATGATACAGACAAACAACAGCTTAATGACCGATTGGATCGTATACCGGCTATTGATGATTTGCCCAAGGATATAACAAGTCCTTCCAAACCTAAGAAATTAGTAGGTTCCAGACCTTCGCCTAACAGCATTACTCTAACCTGGGAAGCATCTACCGATGATGTTGGAGTTGTTGGCTACGATGTTTATCGTGATGGTCAAATGATAGGTAATACCAAGGAATTAACCTTTCAAGTAGACCAGTTAGAACCTCAGAAAATATATAAGTTCGCAGTAAAAGCCAAGGATGCGGCTGGTAACTATTCGGAGTTTAGCAATAGCATTAAAAGTGGCCTATCCAGAAAGTATAAATATATATATGACGCTAATGGAAGGCTTGAGCATATTGAACAGGATGGTCAGGTTGTTTTCCAATATCATTACGATGCTAATGGTAACCTGATACAGATTATAAAAATGAGCAACACCAAATAA